GCATCGAGGTGCCAGGGTCGCCCCAGCAACGTCACCTCGTGGCCGCTGTACCGCAGCAACCCGCCGAAGACGGAGCCGATGGCGCCGCATCCTGCGACGAGGACTCGCCTGCAGACGATCTCGGTCACAGGCGTTCCGAGATGACTTTCGCCTCGAGGAAGTACTTTAGGTAGTCTGGCCCGCCCGCCTTCGCGTCCGTTCCGCTCAACTTGAACCCACCGAAAGGTTCCACGCCGACCAGCGCACCGGTGATCTTCCGATTGAAGTAAAGGTTTCCGACATGGAACTCGCGACGGGCGAGATCGAGCTTCGCCGGGTCGCGTGCGAAGACCCCGCCCGTTAAGCCGTACTGGGTGCCATTGGCGATCGCCAGCGCATCCACGAAGTCCCGGGACTTGGTGATCGCCACGACCGGGCCAAAGATCTCCTCCTGCATGATGGACGCTGTTGGAGGCACGTCGGCAAAGACGGTCGGATGAATGAAGTAGCCGATGGAATCATCCCGCTCGCCGCCGGCGACGAGGCGTCCCTCCCCGCGGCCGGCCTCGATGTATCCGGCGATCTTTCGAAACTGGGAGCCGTCGGCAACCGGCCCCATGTCGGATTCGATCTCTTTCGCAGGCCCGACGCGAAGCGCCTCGGCGCCCGAGGCCACCCGAGCGACGACTTCATCGTAGACCGATCCGTCGGCGATGACCCGCGAGCACGCCGAGCACTTCTGACCCTGGAAGCCGAATGCTGACGCGAGGATGCCAGAAACCGCGAGATCGAGGTCACCGCTCGGGTCCACGATGATCGCATTTTTGCCGCCCATCTCCGCGATTACGCGCTTGATCCACAGTTGGCCATCGCCGATGCGGCCGGCCACCGAGCTGATCCGCACGCCCACGTCTCGGGAGCCCGTGAAATTGATGAAGCGCACGCGCGGATGCGCCACGAGAAAGTCGCCAACTGAGTCGCCAGGCCCCGGCACGAAATTAACGACCCCGGGCGGCGCGCCGGCTTCATCGAGGACCTCGACGATCTTGGCGCCGACGACCGGAGCCAAGCTCGACGGTTTGAAGATGACAGTGTTCCCGGTGAGGATGGCGCTGCTGACGAGCCCCATCGCGATTGCCAGCGGAAAGTTCCACGGCGGAATCGCAACGCCAACGCCGATTGGCACGTACCTTAGGTCGCTGGCTGTGCCTTTGATCGGGATCACCGGATGCGCACCGTCGAGAGCGAGCGCCTCTCGCGCGTAGTACTCGAGGAAGTCGATGGCTTCGGCGGTGTCGGCGTCCGCTTCGGGCCAGGTCTTCCCCACCTCGAGCACCATCGTGGCTGAAAGCTCGTGGCGCCGGCGGCGCATGATAGACGCCGCGCGCAGACCGAGCGCAGCTCGCTCGATCGCGGGGGTTCTCGACCATCCCGGGTATGCGCCTTCGGCGGCGCGGACCGCGTCTTCCGCGTCGTGGGTGCTCGCCTTCGCCACGCGCCCCACGATACGCTGATGGTCGCTTGGGTCGCGGGATTCGATCCAGGAGCCGGTCATGCGTGGCGCCCCGCCGATGACCAGCGGACGCTCGCGGGCGTGTTCCGCCTCGACCAGGGCAATGGCGCGCTCGAATCCGTCGCGCTCCTGGGGGTTTGAAAAATCTGTGAGGGGCTGGTTGGTAAATGGCGGAAGCGTCATCGATCCTCCCAGGTCCACTCCGTCCCGTGCGACTCCATCAGTTCGTGGCTCGCCATCGCGTGGCGATTGCCGCTACGCTGACATGATATAGTCCATGCGTCAGTTTGCCGTGTTATGGAAAAGCGCGTGTCCCCGCGGATGGGCCACGCGTGCGTTGATAGTCGAAAAGGAGGGAGAAGGCTGCGAGATTACGAGATCCTCTTCATCCTACCGCCCGACCTCGAGGAGGAGGAGGCCACCGCTACCACAGAGCGAGTTCGGGCATCCGTGGTGTCGCGCGGCGGTGAGGTCAAGAGCCTGGAGGTGTGGGGGAGACGCAGACTCGCGTATCCCATCCAGCGCTACCAGGAGGGCGTGTATCACATCGGTCGGTTTTCGCTTGGTCCAGAACAAGAGGTGGATCTGGATCGAAGCCTTCGTCTCAGCGAACAGATCTTGCGGCACTTGATTCTGAAGATTGAGTGACGATGCGTCCAGCATTCTCGCACGTCGTTTGGGCGATGGGAGAGGGAGCAACCAATGGCGGGCCTCTGTAAAGCAGTGATCATCGGAAACCTGGGTGGCGACCCCGAGATGCGGTATTCCGCCGCTGGGCGACCGTTCACAACGTTTAGCGTCGCGTGCAACCGCAATTACACTGGCCCCGATGGTGAGCGCCGCGAGGAGACCGAGTGGTTCCGCGTGACGGCAAATGGCAAGCTGGCCGAGGTGTGCAGTCAGTACCTGAGCAAGGGGCGGCGAGTCTACGTGGAAGGTCGGCTCTCGTCCCGAAGCTGGGAGGGCCCCGACGGCCAACGCCGATTCACACTCCAGATCAACGCGAACGAGATGCAGATCCTCGACACCCGCCCGCGCGACGAAGTGCACGAGCACCAGATGGAGCCGGATGATGCGGGCGATCTCGACTCAATACCTTTTTAGCATTCGAGGCGATTGATGACGGAAGAAGTCCAGGCGCCAGCTGAACCGGCTGTCGCCCAGCCGGCCCCGGCGCCCGAGGCCGGCGCGCCCCGCCCAGCCGCCGGGACGGCGCCAGGTCCGCGCCCGGCCGCCCGGCGAGGTCCGCGCGGGCGATACCCGCCGCGCCGGCGCGTCTGCCAGTTTTGCGTCGACAAGGTCGACCACATCGACTACAAAGACGTCGCACGGCTACGGCGGTATCTCTCGGACCGTGCAAAGATCGAGCCCCGGAGAAAGACCGGGACCTGCGCGCGGCACCAGCGTGGGCTGGCGGAGGCGCTGAAGCGAGCGCGATTCATGGCCCTCTTGCCGTACACCGCGGATCACATCCGCATCAGCGGCATCGTCTTGCGCGGTTGACGCGGCCAGAAGCTGCGCGACCATCTCCAGCGAGTGACCCCGTCTCCTGCCGCCGCGACCGATGTGTGCCGTCGGACCGTTGCGGTGTGACAGCGCGTCCCGAGCGAACGTGACACAAAGAGGAGGAACGTGAGCGAAGAGCGTCGTCCGCCAGGCCGCGCTCGCGACCGCCGCAGAAGCGACGCGGTGCGCGCGGCGGCCGCGCGTCCCTCCGCTCGCTCGCTCTCGCGTGCGGCGCGCGAGCGGCGCAGTCAGCGCTTGATTCTTCTGACCGTTCTTGCTGTGGCGGCCGCGGCGCTCCTGATTGTCGGGTTTGGCACCTACCGCGAGCTGGTCGGTTTCCCCGGCGAGCCCGTCGCCGTCGTGACCGGCCAAAAGGTCACCTTGCGCACCTTTACCGACGACTTGTCCGACGAGATGCGGAACCTTCAGTCCCAGATCGCGGCGGGCAGTAAGGACGCGTCGAATCCCCAGGCTGCCAGTTCGAACGTCCAGAAGCTCATTGAATCGCAAGAGCGGCTGCCCGAAGAAGTTCTGGAGAAGGACATTGAGAATGCCGCGATCCGGCAGGAGGCCGCGGCGCGGGGCATCATCGTCGGCTCCGGTGAGATAGACGCCAAGATCAATGAGTTCCTCTCGATTCAGCGTGATCTGTTGAACCAGCCGACGCCCACACCGACCCCGACCAGCACGCCGCGGCCGACGGCGACGGAGACGCCGGACGGGTACGTGCCGCCGCCCTCCCCCACGCCCACGGAGACGCCGAACCCGGCCACTCCCTCGCCTACGTTAAACCCGCTGACGCCGACGGCAACGCGCACGCCGTTCCCCACCCGACCGACGGCCACGCCCGTCGTCACCCCGACGATCCCTCCGACGATGGAGCCGCAGGACTTCGTGAAGGCGTACGACCAGCTCAAGTCGAGCTTGAA
The nucleotide sequence above comes from Chloroflexota bacterium. Encoded proteins:
- the pruA gene encoding L-glutamate gamma-semialdehyde dehydrogenase; the protein is MTLPPFTNQPLTDFSNPQERDGFERAIALVEAEHARERPLVIGGAPRMTGSWIESRDPSDHQRIVGRVAKASTHDAEDAVRAAEGAYPGWSRTPAIERAALGLRAASIMRRRRHELSATMVLEVGKTWPEADADTAEAIDFLEYYAREALALDGAHPVIPIKGTASDLRYVPIGVGVAIPPWNFPLAIAMGLVSSAILTGNTVIFKPSSLAPVVGAKIVEVLDEAGAPPGVVNFVPGPGDSVGDFLVAHPRVRFINFTGSRDVGVRISSVAGRIGDGQLWIKRVIAEMGGKNAIIVDPSGDLDLAVSGILASAFGFQGQKCSACSRVIADGSVYDEVVARVASGAEALRVGPAKEIESDMGPVADGSQFRKIAGYIEAGRGEGRLVAGGERDDSIGYFIHPTVFADVPPTASIMQEEIFGPVVAITKSRDFVDALAIANGTQYGLTGGVFARDPAKLDLARREFHVGNLYFNRKITGALVGVEPFGGFKLSGTDAKAGGPDYLKYFLEAKVISERL
- the rpsF gene encoding 30S ribosomal protein S6, which translates into the protein MSPRMGHACVDSRKGGRRLRDYEILFILPPDLEEEEATATTERVRASVVSRGGEVKSLEVWGRRRLAYPIQRYQEGVYHIGRFSLGPEQEVDLDRSLRLSEQILRHLILKIE
- a CDS encoding single-stranded DNA-binding protein — its product is MAGLCKAVIIGNLGGDPEMRYSAAGRPFTTFSVACNRNYTGPDGERREETEWFRVTANGKLAEVCSQYLSKGRRVYVEGRLSSRSWEGPDGQRRFTLQINANEMQILDTRPRDEVHEHQMEPDDAGDLDSIPF
- a CDS encoding SurA N-terminal domain-containing protein, with protein sequence MILLTVLAVAAAALLIVGFGTYRELVGFPGEPVAVVTGQKVTLRTFTDDLSDEMRNLQSQIAAGSKDASNPQAASSNVQKLIESQERLPEEVLEKDIENAAIRQEAAARGIIVGSGEIDAKINEFLSIQRDLLNQPTPTPTPTSTPRPTATETPDGYVPPPSPTPTETPNPATPSPTLNPLTPTATRTPFPTRPTATPVVTPTIPPTMEPQDFVKAYDQLKSSLKNEARYRAGVELQLLRDKLQKSFQTGQPTSGPAAHVLRLSTSTRDEALVARIQLLQFDYPFEEVVAQAGDRPAGSQGGKSGDLGWVALGAQSREFDNVVFSPNTPLNEWTEPFSVGNHFEMVMVLDRQDDATYDKDQIQQMGDRAFNEWLTAKKASPDIVRDLSAQERQWAVDRASKGIIETTQGPA